The Acidianus infernus genome window below encodes:
- a CDS encoding transcriptional regulator yields the protein MSITPPCEISVKEILPAVRSIIATKLVKEKGLPLYEAAKKMGITPAAVANYMNKKRGNSVRELIEHDKKMMEMISDFVEKVYLGTNEDLSNYYCMLCSEGKKVLKRSGIDVPLCAYESSLMLKQ from the coding sequence ATGTCTATTACTCCTCCATGTGAAATTTCAGTAAAGGAAATATTGCCTGCAGTGAGATCTATAATTGCTACAAAGCTCGTAAAGGAGAAAGGTCTTCCATTGTACGAAGCAGCAAAGAAAATGGGGATAACACCAGCTGCAGTGGCAAATTATATGAATAAAAAAAGAGGCAATAGCGTTAGAGAGCTTATAGAACATGACAAGAAAATGATGGAAATGATATCTGACTTTGTTGAGAAAGTATATCTTGGGACTAATGAAGATCTATCAAACTATTATTGTATGTTATGCTCTGAAGGCAAAAAAGTTCTTAAGCGTAGCGGTATAGATGTTCCTTTGTGTGCTTATGAATCATCCCTTATGCTTAAGCAATAA
- a CDS encoding adenosylcobalamin-dependent ribonucleoside-diphosphate reductase, which yields MIAMQTSTVSLLSLNKIKVIKRDGRKEEFKLEKILVKIGFVPSEVIDGIASDIIQNSKDNTIDTRTIADIVERNLIENSLEHPELMDLAKKYVLARIYNHVYGKGKWKDFDPKDLLLTYNALKVLEARYLLKDPNTLRYIETPQMMFRRVAKYLASVELKYGKSESEVKALEEKFYEIMSNLRFLPNTPTLMNSGTRLGILSACFVIPVRDSMTTPEGDGIYDALRAMALVHQQGGGTGFDFSELRPKGDVVASTAGVASGPVSFMKIFDVSTDVVKQGGKRRGANMGVMHVWHAEIEDFINSKSGKLKDVQLQNFNISVGVYDYFMEKVERGEEVPLITPRKTRIPGTDHDYYINKARNYMSEEWVQEEILNELEEKGGAVWLDESKIITVDEALAIAEKEGAIIRWINARSLFEEIVKSAWDSGDPGLLFIDEINRRHPVWYLGKINATNPCGEEPLLPWESCNLGSINLEKFVKETENGKYIDWDGLAETIKYAVRLLDNVIDANKYPLKQIEQATKNTRKVGLGVMGLARMLIRLGIPYDSVDAIYLSYQVAKFIYYHAFKTSIELAKEKGSFPAYDPLRYHDIWESARPFEYLLEVTKVEGKPSEYVRKLTAIVDKLDFSELKAERIKYGLRNSTVVSVAPTGTISIIAGTSSSIEPLFALAFIRNVAVGKFMEIDPLFLEYLRKYELDNPEVVKKVAETGTVGENMFMPATIRKLFRTAHEVPPEFHLLHQAAWQQWNDSGTSKTINLRSEEPPETVERVYLMAWKLGVKGITVYRDKSKSQQVIYFGIKKEREEKEKREQEKKQQIIPSSFRMEKKFVEVDENYAGGCKTCEL from the coding sequence ATGATAGCAATGCAAACTAGTACTGTAAGTTTATTATCGCTCAATAAGATTAAAGTGATAAAGAGAGACGGAAGGAAAGAGGAATTTAAGCTAGAGAAAATCTTGGTAAAAATAGGTTTTGTTCCTTCTGAAGTTATAGACGGCATAGCTAGCGATATAATTCAGAATTCTAAGGATAACACAATTGATACAAGAACAATAGCAGATATTGTAGAGAGGAATTTGATAGAAAATTCTTTGGAACATCCAGAATTAATGGATTTGGCAAAGAAATATGTTTTAGCAAGGATTTATAACCACGTTTATGGAAAGGGCAAATGGAAAGATTTTGACCCAAAGGATCTTTTACTTACTTATAATGCACTTAAAGTTCTTGAAGCAAGATATTTACTAAAAGATCCTAATACCTTACGCTATATAGAAACCCCTCAAATGATGTTCAGGAGAGTTGCAAAGTACTTAGCTAGTGTAGAGCTCAAGTATGGCAAATCAGAGAGTGAAGTAAAAGCACTAGAGGAGAAATTCTACGAGATCATGAGTAATCTTAGATTCTTACCTAATACTCCAACTTTAATGAACAGCGGAACTAGACTGGGAATTTTGTCAGCGTGCTTTGTAATTCCAGTCAGAGATTCAATGACTACGCCAGAGGGCGACGGTATTTATGATGCTCTAAGAGCTATGGCCTTAGTTCACCAGCAAGGAGGCGGTACAGGTTTTGATTTCTCGGAGCTTAGACCTAAAGGAGATGTTGTTGCCTCGACAGCAGGTGTTGCTTCTGGTCCAGTATCATTTATGAAAATCTTTGACGTTTCAACTGACGTAGTAAAGCAAGGAGGAAAAAGAAGAGGAGCTAACATGGGTGTAATGCATGTATGGCATGCTGAAATTGAGGATTTCATTAATTCTAAATCTGGTAAGCTTAAGGACGTTCAATTGCAGAATTTTAACATTTCTGTAGGAGTTTATGATTATTTTATGGAAAAAGTTGAGAGAGGCGAAGAAGTCCCATTAATTACTCCTAGGAAGACTAGAATTCCTGGGACAGATCACGATTATTATATAAATAAAGCAAGAAATTATATGAGCGAAGAGTGGGTTCAAGAAGAGATATTAAATGAGTTGGAAGAAAAAGGTGGAGCAGTTTGGCTTGATGAGAGTAAGATAATTACTGTGGATGAAGCTCTAGCTATAGCAGAAAAAGAAGGTGCTATAATAAGGTGGATAAACGCTAGGTCACTTTTTGAAGAGATAGTAAAAAGTGCTTGGGATAGCGGAGATCCCGGCTTACTATTTATAGATGAGATAAATAGAAGGCATCCAGTTTGGTACCTAGGAAAAATTAATGCTACCAATCCTTGTGGCGAAGAACCCTTATTACCTTGGGAATCGTGTAATTTAGGTTCTATTAATTTAGAGAAGTTTGTTAAGGAGACGGAAAACGGTAAATATATAGATTGGGATGGATTGGCTGAAACAATAAAATACGCCGTTAGACTTCTAGATAACGTGATCGATGCTAATAAGTATCCGCTTAAGCAGATAGAGCAAGCTACCAAGAACACTAGAAAAGTGGGTTTAGGAGTTATGGGCTTAGCTAGGATGTTGATAAGGCTTGGTATACCTTATGATAGCGTAGATGCAATATACTTATCATATCAAGTGGCCAAGTTCATATATTATCATGCGTTTAAGACTTCAATAGAGTTAGCTAAAGAAAAAGGCTCTTTCCCTGCATATGACCCGTTAAGATATCACGATATATGGGAATCCGCTAGGCCATTCGAATACTTACTTGAGGTTACTAAGGTTGAAGGTAAACCTTCTGAGTATGTTCGTAAGCTAACTGCAATTGTTGATAAACTTGACTTTTCTGAGCTTAAGGCAGAAAGAATTAAGTATGGCTTAAGAAATTCTACTGTAGTTTCTGTAGCACCTACTGGTACCATATCAATAATTGCTGGAACTTCATCATCTATAGAGCCTTTATTTGCATTAGCATTCATTAGGAATGTTGCGGTGGGCAAATTTATGGAGATTGATCCTTTATTCTTGGAGTATTTGAGGAAGTATGAATTAGATAATCCAGAAGTTGTAAAGAAGGTTGCTGAAACTGGAACTGTTGGGGAAAACATGTTTATGCCAGCAACAATTAGGAAACTGTTTAGGACTGCTCACGAAGTTCCTCCAGAATTTCATTTATTACATCAAGCAGCGTGGCAACAATGGAACGATTCTGGTACTTCTAAAACTATAAACTTAAGGTCTGAGGAGCCTCCAGAAACTGTAGAGAGAGTATATCTGATGGCGTGGAAATTAGGAGTTAAAGGTATAACAGTTTATAGAGATAAGAGCAAATCACAACAAGTAATATACTTCGGAATAAAGAAGGAAAGGGAAGAGAAGGAGAAAAGAGAACAGGAAAAGAAGCAACAAATAATTCCATCGTCATTTAGAATGGAGAAGAAATTTGTCGAAGTAGATGAGAATTATGCAGGCGGATGTAAGACTTGTGAACTATAA
- a CDS encoding DUF1059 domain-containing protein gives MKYTFSCADIGMNCGFEIINAGSEEELLEMLKTHAKMEHGITSIPPELIDKIKKAIRKSGKYSFSCEDIGMNCGFEIIGASSEDELLQQLSIHARMSHKMNNIPQDTINAIKQKIKVS, from the coding sequence ATGAAATACACATTTAGTTGTGCGGATATAGGGATGAACTGTGGATTTGAAATAATAAATGCAGGAAGTGAAGAGGAGCTATTAGAAATGTTAAAAACTCATGCAAAGATGGAGCATGGAATAACATCAATTCCGCCAGAATTAATAGATAAGATAAAGAAAGCTATTAGGAAGTCTGGTAAATATTCATTTAGTTGTGAGGACATTGGAATGAATTGCGGATTTGAGATAATAGGAGCTTCAAGTGAAGACGAGTTACTTCAACAATTAAGCATTCATGCAAGAATGAGCCATAAGATGAACAATATTCCTCAAGATACAATAAATGCTATAAAACAGAAAATAAAAGTAAGCTAA
- a CDS encoding DUF1059 domain-containing protein, translating to MLMKLFSKKKYYFECKSIGMNCGFEVKGSSSEEELLEILRVHAKSAHGIPQIPEDLINKIKQNIKKM from the coding sequence ATTCTTATGAAGCTATTTTCAAAGAAAAAGTATTACTTCGAATGCAAATCGATAGGAATGAACTGTGGATTTGAAGTAAAAGGCTCGTCGAGCGAAGAAGAATTATTAGAAATCCTTAGAGTTCACGCTAAATCAGCTCACGGAATTCCACAAATACCAGAAGATCTAATAAATAAGATAAAACAAAATATAAAGAAAATGTGA
- a CDS encoding arginine--tRNA ligase, with protein sequence MYALAKAKEELANYLSNVLNVDKEKVLNSIEYPAKEQIADLALPLPSVTKKFDIEIRREYKGRLIKEVWKDGLFINARLNEKELLKEIFTNFSENYGIIKTERPLRIVVEHTSANPIHPLHIGHLRNAILGDTLARMLKARGHEVNVRFYVNDSGRQVALLIYGLSKLGYPDPPSGEKKDQWLGLIYAMTNVILEIKKINEELKSTTNDSEYKEKIARRDELLISASELSKRNQEYFNKLSDQIMKDKDPEGEISKIIEKYEKGEEEIKKIVRKYVDFALEGFKESLEKLHITFDNFDYESDLLWNNDVKLVLDFALTSVAKINYKGTVALDLQNYIDDDIRKEIRIPKGLEIPPLVLMRSDGTTLYTVRDIAYTIYKFRQFNADEVINVIAEQQSVPQMQLRAALYILGWKKFAINLIHFSYGMVTLQGMKMSGRLGKYISLDEVYDKVAEVVKAKIEEKKGILDNLNEIVNSAIRYAIISVSANKPVSFDVKRVANFEENSGPYLQYTYARAYNILSKSTENLDISKIDENELKNEKRTLLLMIAKFPDIFINSVDHLQPEVLTVFLRRLADVFNSWYDKERVLQEPDESKRITRLFIVKGVETVLRNGLNTLGIASLTRM encoded by the coding sequence GTGTATGCTTTAGCAAAAGCAAAAGAGGAACTAGCCAATTATCTTAGTAATGTACTTAATGTGGATAAGGAGAAAGTTTTAAATAGTATTGAATATCCTGCAAAGGAGCAAATAGCAGATTTAGCCTTACCATTACCTTCCGTCACTAAGAAATTTGACATTGAGATTAGACGAGAATATAAAGGGAGGTTAATAAAAGAAGTTTGGAAAGATGGACTATTCATTAATGCAAGGTTAAACGAAAAGGAGTTATTAAAGGAGATTTTTACAAATTTTTCTGAAAATTATGGAATAATTAAGACAGAAAGACCTTTGAGAATAGTGGTTGAGCATACAAGTGCTAATCCTATTCATCCTTTACATATAGGACATTTAAGGAATGCCATACTTGGAGACACGTTAGCCAGGATGCTCAAGGCTAGAGGGCATGAAGTAAATGTTAGATTTTATGTAAATGATAGTGGAAGGCAGGTAGCTTTACTTATTTATGGCCTCTCAAAACTAGGATATCCGGATCCACCCAGTGGAGAGAAAAAAGACCAATGGTTAGGACTAATTTACGCAATGACTAACGTCATCTTAGAAATTAAGAAAATAAATGAGGAACTAAAGAGCACAACTAACGATTCAGAATATAAGGAAAAGATAGCTAGAAGGGATGAATTATTAATTTCAGCCTCTGAATTAAGTAAGAGAAATCAAGAATATTTTAACAAACTTTCTGATCAAATAATGAAAGATAAAGATCCAGAAGGCGAGATTTCTAAGATAATAGAAAAGTATGAAAAAGGAGAAGAAGAAATAAAGAAGATAGTAAGAAAATACGTTGATTTTGCATTAGAAGGATTTAAAGAAAGTTTAGAGAAATTGCATATAACGTTTGACAATTTCGATTATGAAAGTGATCTTTTATGGAATAATGATGTAAAATTAGTTTTGGATTTTGCATTAACCTCTGTTGCTAAAATTAACTACAAGGGGACTGTAGCATTAGATTTACAAAATTATATTGACGACGATATTAGGAAGGAGATAAGAATTCCTAAAGGTTTAGAAATACCCCCGCTAGTCTTAATGAGATCTGATGGTACAACATTATATACAGTTAGGGACATAGCATACACTATTTATAAATTTAGACAATTTAATGCAGACGAGGTAATAAATGTAATAGCCGAACAGCAATCCGTACCACAAATGCAATTAAGAGCCGCTTTATATATATTGGGATGGAAAAAATTTGCTATCAATTTGATTCATTTCTCATACGGAATGGTAACACTACAAGGAATGAAAATGAGTGGAAGACTGGGTAAGTACATTTCGCTGGACGAGGTGTACGATAAAGTAGCTGAAGTAGTTAAGGCAAAAATTGAGGAGAAAAAAGGAATATTGGATAATCTTAATGAAATAGTTAATTCTGCTATAAGGTATGCTATAATTTCGGTGTCTGCAAATAAGCCTGTATCGTTCGATGTAAAAAGAGTTGCAAATTTTGAAGAGAATAGCGGTCCTTATTTACAATATACATATGCTAGAGCTTACAACATATTATCTAAATCTACAGAAAATCTAGATATTTCTAAGATAGACGAGAATGAGTTAAAGAATGAGAAAAGAACGCTTCTTTTAATGATAGCCAAATTCCCAGATATATTTATCAATTCCGTAGATCATTTACAGCCTGAAGTTCTTACAGTATTTTTAAGAAGACTTGCGGATGTATTTAATTCATGGTATGATAAAGAAAGAGTCCTTCAAGAACCAGACGAATCAAAGAGAATAACAAGGTTATTTATTGTTAAAGGCGTAGAGACTGTATTAAGAAATGGACTTAATACTTTAGGTATAGCTTCTTTAACTCGTATGTGA
- the thsA gene encoding thermosome subunit alpha: protein MAAGGVPVLLFKEGTSRSSGREALKNNILAARTLAEMLKTSLGPKGLDKMLIDSFGDVTITNDGATIVKEMEIQHPAAKLLVEAAKAQDAEVGDGTTSAVVLAGLLLEKADALLDQNIHPTIIIEGYKKAFNKSLELLSQIATKLDVSDLNSSTARENLRKIVYTTMSSKFLAEGDEFNKIMDMVIDAVATVAEPLPTGGYNVSLDLIKIDKKKGGSIEDSQLIKGIVLDKEVVHPGMPRRVEKAKIAVLDASLEVEKPEISAKISITSPEQIKAFLDEEAKYLKDMVDKLASIGANVVICQKGIDDIAQHFLAKKGIMAVRRVKRSDIEKLEKALGARIISNIKDASPEDLGYAELVEERKVGNDKMVFIEGAKNPRAVNILLRGSNDMALDEAERSINDALHALRNILLEPMIVPGGGAIELELAMRLREYARTVGGKEQLAIEAYADALEEIPMILAETAGMEPISTLMELRAKHAKGLVNAGVDAINGKIVDDIYTLNVVEPIRVKRQVLKSATEAATAVLKIDDLIAASQLKSSKEKEGEKSGEKKEGEESSSTSSIS from the coding sequence ATGGCAGCTGGTGGAGTTCCTGTCTTATTATTCAAAGAAGGTACTTCTAGAAGTTCTGGAAGAGAAGCTTTAAAGAATAACATCCTTGCAGCAAGAACCTTAGCCGAAATGCTAAAGACTAGCCTTGGTCCAAAAGGATTAGATAAAATGTTAATTGATAGCTTTGGTGACGTTACGATAACTAATGATGGAGCAACTATAGTAAAAGAGATGGAAATTCAACATCCAGCTGCTAAACTTTTAGTTGAAGCAGCTAAGGCACAAGATGCCGAGGTAGGTGATGGAACTACAAGCGCTGTAGTTCTTGCAGGTCTTTTATTAGAGAAGGCAGATGCGTTATTAGATCAAAACATTCACCCAACAATTATAATTGAAGGATATAAGAAGGCCTTTAATAAATCTTTAGAATTATTATCACAGATTGCAACAAAGCTTGATGTATCAGACCTTAACTCATCTACTGCCAGAGAGAATTTAAGGAAAATAGTTTATACTACAATGTCAAGTAAATTCCTAGCAGAAGGAGACGAATTCAACAAGATAATGGACATGGTAATAGATGCAGTAGCGACTGTAGCCGAACCTTTACCTACTGGAGGTTACAATGTTAGCTTAGATTTAATTAAGATTGATAAGAAGAAAGGAGGAAGTATCGAAGATAGCCAGCTAATTAAAGGTATAGTGCTTGATAAAGAAGTAGTTCATCCAGGAATGCCTAGGAGAGTTGAGAAAGCAAAGATTGCAGTATTAGATGCATCATTAGAAGTCGAGAAACCAGAAATTTCTGCTAAGATTAGTATAACAAGTCCTGAGCAGATAAAGGCTTTCTTAGATGAGGAAGCTAAGTACTTGAAAGATATGGTTGACAAATTAGCATCAATAGGAGCTAATGTTGTTATATGCCAAAAAGGAATTGATGATATAGCTCAGCACTTCTTGGCAAAGAAAGGAATCATGGCAGTAAGAAGAGTAAAGAGAAGTGATATTGAAAAGTTAGAGAAAGCATTAGGCGCTAGAATAATAAGTAATATTAAAGACGCATCACCGGAAGATTTAGGATATGCAGAGCTAGTAGAAGAGAGGAAAGTAGGTAATGATAAGATGGTGTTCATTGAAGGAGCAAAGAATCCTAGGGCAGTGAATATATTATTAAGAGGATCAAATGATATGGCCTTAGATGAAGCAGAAAGGAGTATTAACGACGCATTACATGCATTAAGGAACATCTTATTAGAACCAATGATAGTTCCCGGCGGAGGCGCTATAGAATTAGAGTTAGCGATGAGACTAAGAGAATATGCAAGAACTGTAGGAGGGAAAGAACAATTAGCAATTGAAGCTTATGCTGATGCATTAGAAGAGATTCCAATGATATTGGCTGAAACCGCAGGAATGGAACCAATATCTACATTAATGGAGCTTAGAGCTAAACACGCTAAAGGATTAGTAAATGCTGGTGTTGACGCAATAAATGGTAAGATAGTTGATGACATATATACGCTTAATGTGGTAGAACCAATAAGAGTAAAGAGGCAAGTATTAAAGAGTGCTACTGAAGCAGCAACTGCAGTATTAAAGATTGATGATTTAATAGCAGCTTCTCAATTAAAGAGCAGTAAGGAAAAGGAAGGAGAGAAAAGCGGCGAGAAGAAGGAAGGAGAGGAGTCATCTTCAACCTCGTCAATTAGCTAA
- a CDS encoding replication initiator protein WhiP: MTDTDVEKLAEELTKQLEGSPRSKLVEAIIILLHARPLRTSEIASNLGYQTKYISSYLSYWKKKGLVYQDGGRWYLTPQGENLAKAIIDSYSNSRFKEMLVIAKQMLEQVKEPMNNKNEQKEEREKKVVLSFIDSKTSNTVKKQQNKDPTVCIKEILEKLDDDEKDILLYLINKYKQWGSTYVYIDQIQEEYKADPGWLFKVLRQLQTKRIVYLYQDPKLGLRIGFSKSFKEKLNC; this comes from the coding sequence GTGACTGACACAGACGTTGAGAAACTTGCTGAGGAATTAACTAAGCAACTAGAAGGCTCTCCAAGGTCAAAACTAGTTGAGGCAATAATAATACTTTTACATGCAAGGCCTTTAAGAACATCTGAAATTGCATCTAATTTAGGTTACCAAACAAAATATATAAGTAGCTACTTAAGTTATTGGAAAAAGAAAGGGCTAGTTTATCAAGATGGTGGAAGATGGTATCTTACTCCACAAGGAGAAAACTTAGCTAAGGCCATAATAGACTCATATTCAAATTCCAGGTTCAAGGAAATGCTTGTTATAGCTAAGCAAATGTTAGAACAAGTTAAAGAGCCAATGAACAACAAAAATGAACAAAAAGAGGAAAGAGAAAAGAAGGTAGTTTTGTCGTTTATTGACTCAAAAACCAGTAACACAGTAAAAAAACAACAAAATAAGGACCCAACGGTTTGCATTAAAGAAATTTTAGAAAAATTAGATGATGATGAAAAAGATATTCTATTATATTTAATTAATAAATACAAACAATGGGGCTCAACATATGTTTACATTGATCAAATCCAAGAAGAATATAAAGCGGACCCAGGTTGGTTATTTAAAGTTCTAAGGCAATTACAGACAAAGAGAATAGTTTACTTATATCAAGATCCTAAACTAGGCTTAAGAATCGGGTTCTCAAAATCCTTTAAGGAGAAATTGAACTGTTAA
- a CDS encoding ATP-NAD kinase family protein, which yields MKIGLIVNPYAGSGGRLGYKGSDDLYIENPEIENRVKRFLDVVNNNIEFVSPKFKMGEYFLRKFGKKYEAINTGKEKSTREDTIISARLLSDITNLIVFVGGDGTARDVVEGSQSKVPILGVPAGVKMHSGVFAINPETAGMLVNAYAEGMANIVEAEVLDIDEDAYRKGIYKVKLYYITKTINFKGLLVHSKEEISSPSYELDEIAEYIIDNMDDSVFYIMGPGSTVKAIEEKLGYTTNFLSTDLFLGKRLIKSGVNYMELLQLTGELKIILTPIGGQGFLIGRGNQEIGPEILKRSGKDNIIVVSSKEKISRIDCLRIDSGDPNVDKLLQGIYKVIVGYNEFYTIKTCSMT from the coding sequence TTGAAAATTGGATTAATAGTTAACCCATATGCAGGTTCTGGAGGTAGATTAGGTTATAAAGGAAGTGATGATCTATATATAGAGAATCCAGAGATTGAAAATAGAGTAAAGAGATTTTTAGATGTAGTTAATAACAATATAGAATTTGTTTCTCCTAAATTTAAAATGGGTGAGTATTTTCTAAGGAAATTCGGTAAAAAATATGAGGCTATAAACACTGGAAAGGAAAAATCTACAAGAGAGGACACAATAATTTCAGCAAGGTTATTATCAGACATAACAAATTTAATAGTCTTCGTAGGTGGAGATGGTACTGCAAGAGACGTTGTAGAAGGATCACAATCAAAAGTTCCTATCTTAGGCGTACCTGCAGGAGTAAAAATGCACAGCGGAGTTTTTGCTATAAATCCAGAAACTGCTGGAATGTTAGTTAACGCTTATGCAGAAGGTATGGCAAATATAGTAGAAGCAGAAGTTCTGGATATCGACGAAGACGCTTATAGAAAAGGAATTTATAAGGTTAAACTCTATTATATTACAAAAACAATAAATTTCAAAGGACTTCTTGTACATAGTAAAGAAGAAATCTCTTCACCTTCTTACGAACTTGACGAGATAGCTGAATACATCATAGATAACATGGACGACTCTGTATTTTATATCATGGGGCCAGGTAGTACAGTGAAGGCAATAGAAGAAAAACTTGGATATACCACGAATTTCTTAAGCACAGATTTATTCTTAGGTAAGAGATTAATAAAATCTGGAGTAAATTACATGGAATTATTACAATTAACCGGGGAGTTAAAGATAATTTTAACTCCAATAGGTGGTCAAGGTTTTTTAATTGGTAGAGGAAACCAAGAAATAGGCCCTGAAATTCTTAAAAGATCAGGAAAAGATAATATAATAGTAGTATCTTCAAAAGAAAAAATCTCAAGAATTGATTGTTTAAGAATAGATTCTGGGGATCCTAATGTAGATAAATTATTGCAGGGGATTTATAAAGTTATAGTAGGATATAATGAATTTTATACAATAAAGACGTGTAGTATGACTTGA
- a CDS encoding DUF4443 domain-containing protein has protein sequence MDILTIITEATKPRQGNKPKYDESHVLHALLIIQKEQPIGRPTLEKRLQLGDATVRTLLRRLRELGVIKVDKVGGAEITEEGKKALQEWNSVIKIGEAELKSINWNCSMIIVKGGSKILEKQKVIELRDKIIKLGADSVLISVILNNRVELPPKTEEFGMKELLEDIKNSCKLCENNDLITYILPKDLHLAYKVGLLLFENWINS, from the coding sequence ATGGATATCCTGACGATAATTACGGAAGCTACCAAGCCTAGACAAGGTAATAAACCTAAATATGACGAATCTCACGTTCTTCACGCTTTACTCATTATCCAAAAAGAACAACCAATTGGAAGACCTACTTTAGAGAAAAGATTACAGCTAGGAGATGCTACAGTAAGGACGCTATTGAGAAGATTAAGGGAATTGGGCGTTATAAAAGTAGATAAAGTAGGTGGAGCAGAAATTACAGAAGAAGGTAAAAAAGCATTACAAGAGTGGAATTCTGTAATAAAAATAGGAGAGGCCGAGCTAAAATCAATAAATTGGAATTGTAGTATGATAATAGTTAAAGGCGGAAGTAAAATCCTAGAGAAGCAAAAAGTTATAGAACTTAGAGATAAAATAATAAAATTGGGAGCAGATAGCGTATTAATTTCAGTAATTTTGAATAATAGAGTAGAATTACCACCAAAAACTGAAGAGTTCGGAATGAAAGAACTACTAGAGGATATTAAAAATTCTTGTAAGTTATGTGAAAATAACGATTTAATCACTTATATTTTACCTAAAGATCTTCATTTAGCATATAAAGTGGGGTTGTTATTATTTGAAAATTGGATTAATAGTTAA
- the argF gene encoding ornithine carbamoyltransferase, translated as MLKGNSLLCLLDLEKEDIERIMEVSFLMKNFVKTNSVPKSLDGKRVALIFEKPSTRTRVSMESAIYLLGGYPIVLNKSDIQLSRGEPVEDTARVLARFVHGIGARVLSHESLIKLKEYSGLPVINLLSNLSHPLQALADFMTIKEKFGTYEKPIAFVGDGGDNVLVSLMAFVAKMGLELRVASPKELRPKPEIWKRIEEESEKSGAIIEFYDDPYFAVRGSFVVYTDVWVSMGEENIANKKKELLKNYRVTTDLMRYASKDAIFMHCLPAMRGEEVDAEVIDGKQSVVWDEAENRLYTAMSVLSLFI; from the coding sequence ATGCTAAAAGGAAACAGTCTTCTTTGCCTCCTAGATCTTGAGAAGGAAGACATTGAAAGGATAATGGAAGTATCATTTTTAATGAAAAATTTTGTAAAAACAAATTCAGTTCCTAAATCTCTTGATGGGAAAAGGGTTGCGTTAATCTTCGAGAAACCCAGTACTAGGACAAGAGTTAGTATGGAATCTGCAATATATTTGTTAGGAGGATATCCTATAGTGCTTAATAAAAGTGATATTCAGTTAAGTAGAGGAGAACCAGTAGAAGACACTGCAAGAGTATTAGCTAGGTTTGTTCATGGAATTGGTGCAAGAGTGTTGTCCCATGAATCATTAATAAAACTGAAGGAATATTCTGGATTGCCAGTTATAAACTTGTTAAGTAATTTATCTCATCCTCTTCAAGCATTAGCAGACTTTATGACTATTAAAGAAAAATTTGGTACTTACGAGAAACCTATTGCTTTTGTTGGCGACGGTGGAGATAATGTCCTAGTTAGTTTAATGGCATTTGTAGCAAAAATGGGTCTAGAGTTAAGAGTAGCATCTCCTAAAGAGCTTAGGCCAAAGCCGGAGATATGGAAAAGAATAGAAGAAGAAAGCGAGAAATCCGGTGCAATAATAGAATTTTACGATGATCCTTATTTTGCGGTCAGGGGTAGTTTTGTTGTATATACAGATGTTTGGGTTAGCATGGGTGAGGAGAATATAGCTAATAAGAAAAAAGAACTTCTGAAGAATTATAGAGTAACAACTGATTTAATGCGTTATGCATCTAAGGATGCAATTTTTATGCATTGTTTGCCTGCAATGAGAGGAGAAGAAGTTGACGCTGAGGTTATAGATGGCAAGCAAAGTGTAGTATGGGATGAAGCTGAAAATAGGTTATATACTGCAATGTCAGTCCTCTCATTATTTATTTAA